A genome region from Nocardia sp. NBC_00565 includes the following:
- the ettA gene encoding energy-dependent translational throttle protein EttA, which yields MAEFIYQMKKVRKAHGDKVVLDDVTLNFLPGAKIGVVGPNGAGKSSVLKIMAGLDQPNNGDAFIAPGATVGILQQEPALNEEKTVRGNVEEGLGEVKVKLDRFNEIAELMATDYSDELMDEMGKLQEYLDHSDAWDVDSQLEQAMDALRCPPPDEPVTNLSGGERRRVALCKLLLSKPDLLLLDEPTNHLDAESVLWLEQHLAAYAGAVLAVTHDRYFLDNVAEWILELDRGRAYPYEGNYSTYLEKKAQRLEVQGKKDQKLQKRLKEELAWVRSGAKARQAKSKARLGRYEEMAAEADKHRKLDFEEIQIPAGPRLGSVVVEVEHLDKGFGDRQLIKDLSFTLPRNGIVGVIGPNGVGKTTLFKTIVGLESPDSGEVKVGETVKLSYVDQNRAGIDPKKNVWQVVSEGLDFIQVGNQEMPSRAYVSAFGFKGPDQQKPAGVLSGGERNRLNLALTLKQGGNLILLDEPTNDLDVETLSSLENALEQFPGCAVVISHDRWFLDRTCTHILSWEGDNDNDAKWFWFEGNFEAYEANKIERLGIEAARPHRVTHRKLTRG from the coding sequence ATGGCTGAGTTCATCTACCAAATGAAGAAGGTTCGTAAGGCGCATGGCGACAAGGTTGTGCTCGACGATGTCACCTTGAACTTCCTTCCCGGCGCGAAGATCGGCGTCGTCGGCCCGAACGGCGCGGGTAAATCGAGCGTGCTGAAGATCATGGCCGGACTGGACCAGCCGAATAATGGAGACGCCTTCATCGCGCCGGGCGCAACGGTCGGCATCCTGCAGCAGGAGCCGGCGCTGAACGAGGAGAAGACGGTTCGCGGCAACGTCGAGGAGGGCCTCGGCGAGGTCAAGGTGAAGCTGGATCGCTTCAACGAGATCGCCGAGCTCATGGCCACCGACTACTCCGACGAGCTCATGGACGAGATGGGCAAGCTGCAGGAGTACCTGGATCACTCCGACGCCTGGGATGTCGACTCCCAGCTCGAGCAGGCCATGGACGCGCTGCGCTGCCCGCCGCCGGACGAGCCGGTCACCAACCTCTCCGGTGGTGAGCGCCGCCGCGTCGCGCTGTGCAAGCTGCTGCTGAGCAAGCCCGATCTGCTACTGCTCGATGAGCCGACCAACCACCTCGACGCCGAGAGCGTGCTGTGGCTCGAACAGCATCTGGCCGCTTACGCCGGCGCCGTCCTCGCCGTCACCCACGACCGGTACTTCCTCGACAATGTGGCCGAGTGGATCCTCGAACTGGACCGCGGCCGCGCCTACCCCTACGAGGGCAACTACTCCACGTACCTGGAGAAGAAGGCCCAGCGTCTCGAGGTCCAGGGCAAGAAGGACCAGAAGCTGCAGAAGCGCCTCAAGGAGGAGCTGGCCTGGGTACGTTCCGGCGCCAAGGCCCGCCAGGCCAAGAGCAAGGCTCGCCTCGGCAGGTACGAGGAGATGGCGGCCGAGGCTGATAAGCACAGGAAGTTGGACTTCGAGGAGATCCAGATCCCGGCGGGTCCGCGCCTGGGCAGTGTGGTCGTCGAGGTCGAGCATCTGGACAAGGGCTTCGGCGATCGTCAGCTCATCAAGGATCTGTCGTTCACCTTGCCGCGCAACGGCATTGTCGGTGTCATCGGCCCGAACGGTGTCGGTAAGACCACGCTGTTCAAGACCATCGTCGGGCTCGAGTCGCCCGACAGCGGTGAGGTGAAGGTCGGCGAGACGGTCAAGCTGAGCTACGTCGACCAGAATCGCGCGGGCATCGACCCGAAGAAGAATGTCTGGCAGGTTGTCTCCGAGGGGCTGGACTTCATCCAGGTCGGCAACCAGGAGATGCCCTCGCGCGCCTACGTCAGCGCGTTCGGCTTCAAGGGTCCGGATCAGCAGAAGCCCGCCGGGGTGCTCTCCGGTGGTGAGCGTAACCGCTTGAACCTTGCGCTCACCCTCAAGCAGGGCGGCAACCTGATCCTGCTCGACGAGCCGACCAACGACCTCGACGTGGAGACGCTGAGTTCGCTGGAGAACGCGCTCGAGCAGTTCCCCGGTTGCGCCGTGGTCATCTCCCATGACCGCTGGTTCCTCGACCGCACCTGCACCCACATCCTGTCGTGGGAGGGTGACAACGACAATGACGCCAAGTGGTTCTGGTTCGAGGGCAACTTCGAGGCGTACGAGGCCAATAAGATCGAGCGCCTCGGCATCGAGGCGGCCCGTCCGCATCGGGTGACGCACCGCAAGCTCACCCGCGGCTGA
- a CDS encoding NAD-glutamate dehydrogenase, with amino-acid sequence MTVSSELSDGGRQPAQPAGRVNTAAWAASLPQSLRGELATLEEAYFRHVDAGDVDCAITGITQIFRRHMELAMTRPARRALVRVYHPDDGSGLGAAVQVVTDDMPLLVESISSSLSRMGVSVSEVIHPIFEVTRDADGRLTTAAPHEVDGNGSAGLRESWMHLQLHPSTSRALLDRIEQSMPDVVADVRQVIGDTEAIKQVQSRLADDLELAAKTGHAPFSDTDLVDTANLLRWLASGNFTVLGYARYRLSAEQGRTISNPLPGTCLGVLRPDVGTDFRVPVNDGDRPLLMLTQGLVPATVHRSVYPYFVGVADFDESGAVIGEHLFIGVFTVTAVHENVLDIPVIERRVRSVIEESGFDLESFSGQTMLEVIQSFPRTELFSSDVETMRRTATAVLNVGLRRQVRLFLRSDGYGRFVACLVYLPRDRYTTRVRLEMQEILVRELGGVSIDYSARVSESELASVYFTVRMPEAELGVSRESFAVADTSETNRLRIQNLLAEATHTWDDRLNDAVNTSTVLDPGVVQRYAEAFPEAYKQDFASGRALADVVRLEGLSEGSIDQHLYRKADSVPGSWRFTLYIGGTGISLSQVLPVLQSLGVEVVDERPYQILLDPVPGDDGGERWIYDFGLLARPELLRSSLDRDMDAELLESSARTVALESEERGLHERFTEAFEAVWYGRAEADGLNELVLRARLPWRAVSILRMYAKYLQQADFPYSQANIARVLLAYPDIARLFVDLFAARFDPDTESAEHAAELESRVRGRIDEVVSLDADRILRAILALIKATLRTNYYVTDAAGNSRGYVSVKVEPREIVELPKPRPQFEIFVYSPRVEGVHLRFGPVARGGLRWSDRLEDFRTEILGLVKAQAVKNAVIVPVGAKGGFVVKQPPAATGDPTADRQALGAEGVECYRTFISGLLDVTDNVDRATGAVLPPERVIRRDGDDTYLVVAADKGTATFSDTANDVAQRYGFWLGDAFASGGSAGYDHKAMGITAKGAWESVKRHFQEMDIDTQTEDFTVVGVGDMSGDVFGNGMLLSEHIRLVAAFDHRHIFLDPDPDAATSFRERQRMFALPRSSWADYDTSVISTGGGVWDRTVKSVPISPQARKALGLADDVVALSPPELVRAILLSPAQLLWNGGIGTYIKASTETNAEVGDKSNDAVRVNGNQLRVKVIGEGGNLGATALGRIEFCHSGGKMNTDALDNSAGVDCSDHEVNIKVLLDGVVSAGGLLEAERNPLLASMTDEVAQLVLQDNVSQNFLMGISRAEAPRMLHVHQRLIEDLEQRRGVDRELEALPPEVEIKRRLEEGTGLASPELSNLMAHVKLSLKADLLETDLPDIGYFATRLPDYFPTPLRTRFGTAIKRHRLRREITTTMLVNEMVDYGGITYAHRLTEEIGASATDAVRAFAAASEIFDLHDMWARIRATDAAVSVRDELELETKRTLDRASRWLLSNRPQPIAVGAEINRYSRGVRELAPKVPGWLRGHHVSTLTDQSAELIARGAPTDLATEVFGLLNLFPLLDVLDIADITDRDGDEVGSLYYALNDHLKIDWLLQAVSHLERGDRWHSLARLALRDDMYGSLRSLTLDVLSAGDPEETADEKIAYWESKNQSRLGRARAALSELFESGTHDLATLSVAARQVRSMVSGVGAQSEVR; translated from the coding sequence ATGACGGTCTCGTCCGAATTGTCCGATGGAGGACGGCAGCCGGCGCAGCCGGCGGGGCGGGTGAACACAGCGGCGTGGGCCGCGAGTTTGCCGCAGTCGCTGCGTGGCGAGCTCGCAACCCTAGAGGAGGCGTATTTCCGCCACGTCGACGCGGGCGATGTGGACTGCGCGATCACCGGGATCACTCAGATCTTCCGGCGGCATATGGAGCTGGCGATGACGCGCCCGGCCCGCCGGGCCCTGGTGCGCGTGTACCACCCCGACGACGGGTCTGGCCTCGGTGCCGCGGTGCAGGTGGTCACCGACGATATGCCCCTGCTGGTGGAGTCGATCTCCTCATCGCTGAGTCGGATGGGCGTCAGCGTGAGCGAGGTGATCCACCCGATCTTCGAGGTGACGCGCGATGCGGACGGCCGGCTGACCACCGCCGCGCCGCACGAGGTCGACGGCAACGGCAGCGCCGGGCTACGCGAGTCCTGGATGCACCTGCAACTGCACCCGTCGACCAGCCGGGCCCTGCTGGACCGGATCGAGCAGTCGATGCCGGATGTGGTCGCCGACGTGCGCCAGGTGATCGGTGATACCGAGGCCATCAAGCAGGTGCAGAGCAGGCTGGCCGACGATCTCGAGTTGGCCGCCAAAACGGGGCACGCGCCCTTCTCCGATACCGATCTGGTCGATACCGCGAATCTGTTGCGCTGGTTGGCCAGTGGCAATTTCACCGTCCTCGGCTACGCCCGTTACCGGCTCAGCGCTGAGCAGGGGCGGACGATCTCGAATCCGCTGCCGGGTACTTGCCTCGGCGTACTGCGTCCGGATGTCGGCACCGACTTCCGGGTGCCGGTCAACGACGGCGATCGCCCGCTGCTCATGCTCACCCAGGGTCTGGTGCCCGCCACCGTCCATCGCTCGGTGTACCCGTACTTCGTCGGCGTCGCGGACTTCGACGAATCCGGTGCGGTCATCGGCGAACATCTGTTCATCGGCGTCTTCACCGTCACGGCCGTGCACGAGAACGTCCTCGATATCCCGGTGATCGAGCGCCGGGTGCGCTCGGTGATCGAGGAGAGCGGATTCGATCTGGAGTCGTTTTCCGGACAGACCATGCTCGAGGTCATCCAGTCGTTCCCGCGCACCGAACTGTTCTCCTCCGATGTCGAGACCATGCGCCGCACCGCCACCGCGGTGCTGAATGTCGGTCTGCGCAGGCAGGTACGGCTGTTCCTGCGCTCGGACGGCTACGGCCGGTTCGTCGCCTGCCTGGTCTATCTGCCCCGGGACCGCTACACGACTCGGGTGCGGTTGGAGATGCAGGAAATCCTGGTCCGCGAACTGGGTGGCGTCTCGATCGACTATTCGGCGCGGGTCAGCGAAAGTGAGCTGGCCAGTGTGTATTTCACGGTGCGCATGCCGGAGGCGGAGCTCGGGGTGTCGCGCGAGTCGTTCGCCGTCGCCGACACCTCCGAGACCAATCGGCTGCGTATCCAGAATCTGCTCGCCGAGGCGACGCACACCTGGGACGACCGCCTCAACGACGCGGTGAACACTTCGACCGTGCTTGATCCCGGCGTGGTGCAGCGCTATGCCGAGGCGTTTCCGGAGGCGTACAAGCAGGATTTCGCCTCCGGGCGCGCACTGGCCGACGTCGTCCGGCTGGAGGGACTCTCCGAGGGCTCCATCGACCAACATCTGTATCGCAAAGCGGATTCGGTGCCGGGTTCGTGGCGCTTCACGCTCTACATCGGCGGCACCGGCATCTCGCTGAGCCAGGTGTTGCCGGTATTGCAGAGCCTCGGTGTCGAAGTGGTCGACGAGCGGCCGTATCAGATCCTGTTGGATCCGGTGCCCGGTGACGACGGCGGGGAACGCTGGATCTACGACTTCGGCCTGCTGGCCCGACCCGAGTTGCTGCGCAGTTCGCTCGACCGCGATATGGACGCCGAACTGCTCGAATCCTCGGCAAGGACCGTTGCGCTGGAGTCCGAGGAGCGCGGACTGCACGAGCGGTTCACCGAGGCCTTCGAAGCGGTCTGGTACGGGCGTGCCGAAGCCGATGGACTCAACGAACTCGTGCTGCGCGCACGGCTGCCGTGGCGTGCGGTGTCGATCCTGCGGATGTACGCGAAGTACCTGCAGCAGGCGGACTTTCCCTACAGCCAGGCGAATATCGCCAGGGTGCTGCTGGCATATCCGGATATCGCGCGGTTGTTCGTCGACTTGTTCGCGGCGCGGTTCGATCCGGATACCGAATCGGCCGAACACGCGGCCGAGTTGGAAAGCCGGGTGCGTGGCCGCATCGACGAGGTGGTCAGCCTGGACGCCGACCGCATCCTGCGCGCGATCCTCGCGCTGATCAAGGCGACACTGCGGACGAACTACTACGTGACCGATGCCGCGGGCAATTCGCGCGGGTACGTCTCGGTGAAGGTCGAGCCGCGCGAGATCGTCGAATTGCCCAAGCCGAGGCCGCAATTCGAGATCTTCGTGTACTCGCCGCGCGTCGAGGGCGTACATCTGCGTTTCGGTCCGGTGGCGCGCGGCGGTCTGCGTTGGTCGGACCGTTTGGAGGATTTCCGCACCGAGATTCTGGGTCTGGTGAAGGCGCAGGCGGTGAAGAACGCGGTCATCGTCCCGGTCGGCGCCAAGGGCGGGTTCGTGGTCAAGCAGCCGCCCGCGGCCACCGGTGATCCGACCGCGGACCGGCAGGCGCTGGGCGCGGAGGGCGTCGAGTGCTACCGCACCTTCATCTCCGGTCTGCTCGATGTCACCGACAATGTCGACCGCGCCACCGGCGCTGTGCTGCCGCCCGAGCGGGTGATCCGCCGCGACGGCGACGACACCTACCTTGTGGTGGCCGCCGACAAGGGCACCGCGACCTTCTCCGATACCGCCAACGATGTGGCCCAGCGCTATGGGTTCTGGCTCGGTGACGCGTTCGCCTCCGGCGGCTCGGCGGGCTACGACCACAAGGCGATGGGCATCACCGCCAAGGGCGCGTGGGAGAGCGTCAAGCGGCACTTCCAGGAGATGGATATCGACACCCAGACCGAGGATTTCACGGTGGTCGGGGTCGGCGATATGAGTGGCGATGTGTTCGGCAACGGCATGCTGCTCTCCGAGCACATCCGGTTGGTCGCGGCCTTCGACCACCGGCACATCTTCCTGGACCCGGATCCCGATGCGGCCACCTCGTTCCGCGAGCGGCAACGGATGTTCGCGCTGCCGCGCTCGTCGTGGGCCGACTACGACACCTCGGTGATCAGCACCGGAGGTGGCGTCTGGGATCGCACGGTGAAGTCGGTGCCGATCAGCCCGCAGGCGCGAAAGGCGTTGGGGCTGGCCGATGATGTGGTGGCGCTGTCACCGCCGGAGCTGGTGCGGGCGATCCTGCTGTCCCCGGCGCAGCTGCTGTGGAACGGCGGTATCGGCACCTATATCAAGGCGAGCACCGAAACCAACGCCGAGGTCGGCGACAAATCCAACGACGCGGTCCGGGTCAATGGAAATCAGTTGCGGGTCAAGGTGATCGGCGAGGGCGGCAACCTGGGTGCGACCGCGCTCGGGCGGATCGAGTTCTGCCACAGCGGCGGCAAGATGAACACCGACGCGCTGGACAATTCGGCCGGTGTCGACTGCTCCGACCATGAGGTCAATATCAAGGTGCTGCTCGACGGTGTGGTCAGCGCGGGCGGACTGCTCGAGGCCGAACGCAATCCGCTGCTCGCCTCGATGACCGATGAGGTCGCCCAGCTGGTGTTGCAGGACAACGTCTCCCAGAACTTCCTGATGGGCATCTCCCGTGCCGAGGCGCCGCGGATGCTCCATGTGCACCAGCGGCTCATCGAGGATCTGGAACAGCGCCGCGGCGTGGACCGTGAATTGGAGGCGCTGCCGCCGGAGGTGGAGATCAAGCGCAGACTCGAGGAGGGCACGGGTCTCGCCTCGCCCGAGTTGTCCAATCTCATGGCGCACGTGAAGCTTTCGCTCAAGGCCGATCTGCTCGAGACCGATCTGCCGGATATCGGCTACTTCGCCACCCGGCTGCCGGACTACTTCCCGACACCGCTGCGCACGCGCTTCGGCACTGCCATCAAGCGGCACCGGCTGCGGCGTGAGATCACCACCACGATGCTGGTGAACGAGATGGTCGACTACGGCGGCATCACCTACGCGCATCGGCTGACCGAGGAGATCGGCGCCAGCGCGACCGATGCGGTGCGCGCGTTCGCGGCGGCCAGCGAGATCTTCGACCTGCACGATATGTGGGCGCGGATTCGGGCCACCGACGCCGCGGTATCGGTGCGCGACGAACTCGAGCTGGAGACCAAGCGGACGCTGGACCGCGCCTCGCGCTGGCTGTTGAGCAACCGCCCGCAGCCGATCGCGGTCGGCGCGGAGATCAACCGATACAGCCGAGGTGTGCGGGAACTGGCGCCGAAGGTGCCCGGCTGGCTGCGCGGCCATCACGTCTCGACGCTGACCGATCAGTCCGCCGAGCTGATCGCCCGCGGCGCGCCCACCGACCTCGCCACCGAGGTCTTCGGGCTGCTGAATCTGTTCCCGCTGCTCGATGTGTTGGATATCGCAGATATCACCGATCGAGACGGTGACGAGGTCGGCTCGCTGTACTACGCGCTCAACGATCACCTCAAGATCGATTGGCTGTTGCAGGCGGTCAGCCACCTGGAACGTGGCGATCGCTGGCACTCGCTGGCCCGGCTCGCACTGCGTGACGATATGTACGGTTCGCTGCGTTCGCTGACCCTCGACGTGCTCTCCGCCGGTGACCCGGAGGAGACAGCGGACGAGAAGATTGCATACTGGGAGTCGAAAAACCAGTCCCGGCTCGGGCGTGCCCGCGCCGCGCTGTCGGAATTGTTCGAGTCCGGAACCCACGATCTCGCCACGCTGTCGGTTGCGGCGCGGCAAGTGCGAAGCATGGTGAGCGGGGTGGGCGCCCAATCGGAGGTACGTTGA
- a CDS encoding acyl-CoA thioesterase — MLLPKRFHAKVDVRWSDMDVFQHVNHARMVTLLEEARIPWLFEDGRPTAPLREGCVLADLRVRYRGQLRHEDTPLDIAMWIEQLRAVDFTIGYEVRPNGAAPDSPPAVIASTQIAAFDIQTQRLRRLTETERDYLAEWKE; from the coding sequence GTGCTGCTGCCCAAGCGCTTCCACGCCAAGGTAGACGTCAGGTGGTCGGACATGGACGTGTTCCAGCACGTCAACCATGCCCGCATGGTGACGCTGCTGGAGGAGGCGCGGATCCCGTGGCTGTTCGAGGACGGCCGTCCGACCGCCCCACTGCGCGAGGGCTGTGTGCTGGCGGACCTTCGGGTCCGCTACCGCGGCCAACTGCGACATGAGGACACCCCGCTCGATATCGCGATGTGGATCGAGCAGTTGCGGGCGGTCGACTTCACCATCGGCTACGAGGTCCGTCCCAACGGGGCGGCCCCCGACTCGCCGCCAGCGGTGATCGCCTCCACCCAGATCGCGGCCTTCGACATCCAGACCCAGCGTCTGCGCCGTCTCACCGAGACCGAACGTGATTACCTCGCCGAGTGGAAAGAGTGA
- a CDS encoding AzlD domain-containing protein gives MSTPILLGSMFALSAGTYAFRSSGPALRNRIRFPERATKLLEIGAVVLLAAMVAITALPTGSGHLGFALPAGVLVGGLLAWRNQPMLVVILAAAGTTALLRLVGVT, from the coding sequence ATGAGCACGCCGATTCTGCTCGGGTCGATGTTCGCGCTGTCGGCAGGAACCTATGCGTTCCGTTCGTCGGGCCCGGCCCTGCGCAACCGCATTCGCTTCCCGGAGCGGGCAACGAAACTCCTGGAGATCGGCGCGGTCGTCCTACTCGCGGCCATGGTCGCCATCACCGCCCTGCCCACCGGCTCCGGCCACCTCGGATTCGCCCTCCCCGCAGGGGTTTTGGTCGGTGGCCTGCTGGCCTGGCGCAACCAGCCGATGCTGGTGGTCATCCTCGCCGCGGCCGGCACGACCGCCCTGCTGCGCTTGGTCGGTGTCACCTGA
- a CDS encoding AzlC family ABC transporter permease, with protein MRSIWRTLDRDTLSGIAAVLLAVGLIGVSYGATAVTSGFPLWVPIVLGVVVLAGGAEFLFIGIMAAGGSPIAAVLAGLLVNARHLPYGLSVPDVVGTGWRRRIGVHVMNDESVALALAQPDIARRRAAYWVSGLGVLIAWPGGAAIGALIGTVVPDTGAIGLDAVFPAVLLSLIMPALRARGTLRAALIGAIAAVASAPFLPAGMPVLVALSGLFFAISKRDGVCAEPIAGEGEA; from the coding sequence ATGCGTTCGATATGGCGAACACTCGATCGGGACACGCTCTCCGGAATCGCGGCGGTACTGCTCGCGGTCGGGCTGATCGGTGTTTCCTACGGCGCGACCGCCGTCACGTCCGGATTTCCATTGTGGGTGCCGATCGTGCTGGGGGTGGTGGTGCTCGCGGGCGGCGCGGAGTTCCTGTTCATCGGGATCATGGCCGCCGGTGGCAGCCCGATCGCGGCGGTGCTGGCCGGACTGCTGGTCAATGCTCGACATCTGCCGTATGGGCTGTCGGTGCCCGATGTGGTGGGAACCGGATGGCGGCGGCGGATCGGCGTGCATGTGATGAACGACGAATCCGTCGCACTGGCCCTCGCCCAGCCCGATATCGCACGTCGGCGGGCGGCGTATTGGGTGAGCGGGTTGGGTGTGTTGATCGCCTGGCCGGGTGGTGCGGCGATCGGCGCGCTGATCGGCACGGTGGTGCCCGATACCGGGGCGATCGGGTTGGACGCGGTTTTCCCCGCGGTGCTGCTGTCGCTGATCATGCCCGCGCTGCGGGCGCGCGGCACATTGCGCGCGGCACTGATCGGGGCCATCGCGGCCGTCGCGAGTGCTCCGTTCCTTCCTGCGGGAATGCCGGTGCTGGTTGCGCTTTCGGGGCTCTTCTTCGCGATCTCGAAGCGGGATGGCGTGTGTGCGGAGCCGATCGCTGGCGAGGGGGAGGCATGA
- a CDS encoding helix-turn-helix domain-containing protein, whose product MEQDPTTPQAVIAAALRRERTRAGLSLTEVANRAGIAKSTLSQLESGTGNPSLETLWALCVALDMPFSRLLDPPRPTVHVIRAGEGPVVAAAESEYRATLLAAGPANSRRDLFRITAEPGHARKSDPHIPGVVEHVLLATGRALVGPIDAPVELGPGDYISYPGDAPHVFEALVPDTWATLVIEYT is encoded by the coding sequence ATGGAGCAGGATCCGACCACGCCACAGGCGGTGATCGCCGCTGCCCTGCGTCGGGAGCGCACCCGTGCCGGGCTATCGCTCACCGAGGTCGCCAACCGAGCGGGCATCGCGAAATCCACACTGTCCCAACTGGAATCGGGCACCGGCAATCCGAGCCTGGAGACCTTGTGGGCACTCTGCGTCGCCCTGGACATGCCCTTCTCGCGGCTGCTCGACCCGCCACGCCCGACCGTTCACGTGATTCGCGCGGGGGAGGGTCCGGTGGTGGCCGCCGCGGAATCGGAGTATCGCGCCACGCTGCTGGCGGCCGGTCCGGCCAACTCCCGCCGCGACCTGTTCCGGATCACGGCCGAACCCGGCCATGCCCGCAAATCCGACCCGCATATTCCGGGCGTGGTCGAACATGTACTCCTGGCCACCGGACGTGCGCTCGTCGGCCCGATCGACGCGCCAGTCGAACTCGGTCCAGGCGACTACATCTCCTATCCGGGTGACGCTCCACACGTCTTCGAAGCCCTAGTGCCCGACACTTGGGCGACATTGGTGATCGAATACACCTGA
- a CDS encoding HNH endonuclease — MKQRHGRSHEVRTHRQLQPADVHNRGSGATPLHILSDHYPGAYRTGEPAHHNPHLTPVQNETANWLKRRVLLLNATYEPLTALSARRAVVLLICDKADTVHHDPDGSIVHSAESAVTIPSVIRLRSYVHVPYRARVPMTRAALMHRDRYRCGYCGGKAETIDHVIPRSRGGEHSWENCVASCAPCNHCKADKLLSELGWTLRSPLVSPKGPHWRLLSTTADLDPVWLQYLGEGAA, encoded by the coding sequence ATGAAGCAGCGGCACGGCCGATCACACGAGGTCAGGACGCACCGACAACTCCAGCCCGCCGACGTCCACAATCGTGGGTCGGGGGCTACTCCGCTGCACATCTTGTCCGATCACTATCCGGGTGCATATCGCACCGGTGAGCCCGCTCACCACAATCCGCACCTCACGCCGGTCCAGAACGAGACCGCCAACTGGTTGAAGCGCCGGGTGTTGCTTCTCAATGCCACCTACGAGCCGCTCACCGCCCTCTCCGCGCGCCGCGCCGTCGTCCTGCTCATCTGCGATAAAGCCGACACCGTCCACCACGACCCCGATGGTTCGATAGTGCATTCCGCCGAATCCGCCGTCACGATTCCGTCGGTCATCCGGCTGCGCAGCTACGTGCACGTGCCGTATCGGGCCCGCGTCCCGATGACCCGAGCCGCCCTCATGCATCGCGATCGCTATCGCTGCGGCTACTGCGGCGGCAAGGCGGAGACCATCGACCACGTCATACCGCGCAGTCGCGGCGGCGAGCATTCCTGGGAGAACTGCGTCGCCAGCTGTGCGCCGTGCAACCACTGCAAGGCCGACAAACTGCTCAGCGAGCTGGGCTGGACGTTGCGTTCCCCGCTGGTCTCGCCGAAGGGGCCGCACTGGCGGCTGCTGTCGACGACCGCTGACCTCGATCCGGTGTGGTTGCAGTATCTCGGCGAGGGTGCCGCCTGA
- a CDS encoding globin — MTSGEQTATSFYDAIGGAETFQRIIATFYREVAADEVLRPLYPEQDLGPAERRLRMFLEQYWGGPRTYSEERGHPRLRMRHMPFTIGPVERDAWLRCMRIGVAEIEPEILDDEHRKALLDYLEMAANSLVNASW; from the coding sequence ATGACTTCCGGCGAGCAGACAGCGACGTCGTTCTACGATGCGATCGGCGGAGCGGAGACGTTCCAGCGGATCATCGCGACGTTCTACCGCGAGGTAGCGGCGGACGAGGTGCTGCGCCCGCTGTACCCGGAACAGGACCTCGGTCCGGCCGAGCGGCGGCTGCGGATGTTCCTGGAGCAGTACTGGGGTGGGCCACGCACCTACTCCGAGGAGCGCGGGCACCCGCGGCTGCGGATGCGGCATATGCCGTTCACGATCGGCCCGGTGGAGCGCGACGCGTGGTTGCGCTGCATGCGCATCGGCGTGGCGGAAATCGAGCCGGAGATTCTGGACGACGAGCATCGCAAGGCGCTGCTCGACTACCTGGAGATGGCGGCGAATTCGCTGGTAAACGCGTCCTGGTGA